ATTACTAAAAATATCTCTAAAGGGTGAGAATTAACACTTTTAGAAAATATAAAAGGTTGGCTAATAAAATTATCTACAAGTTGTGCGATTATAAAACCAATCATAACATACATTGTTTTTGGTAAAATTACATCGCTAAAATTTTCGCCTAAATTACTAGACATACTTAACAGGATTAGCAAAAATGCACTAATTATTGGTCCTACGTATGGTATTATATTTAGTAATGCACACAGTGTTGCTATAATTACAGCATTTTCGATTCCAAAAATTAATAGTACGATGGAGTAAATTGTAAATAGTATTAATAGTTGCAATACTAAGCCACCAAAATATCTTGTTAATAAATCACGAATAGTTACAAAGGATTTTCTTAATCTTTTTTCATGCTTTTTAGGAAGCACAGTTACTATACCTGTACTCATTAATTTGCTGTCTTTTAAGAAGAAAAAGGAAATAAAAAGCACTGAAAATAATCCTATGCTAAAGCTTCCTAGTCCTGATATAAAATAGTTTAAAAATTCTGGTATAACTCCAAAATTAATTTTTGACATTATTTTAGAGTCTTTGAAAGATTCTTCCACTTCGTTTGTGCTTAAGCCAAAATGACTTATTGCTTCTTTATATAAGTTTTCGATATTAGATTGTAATAAATCTATATCTAATAAAGATAAATTTTGTCCTTGTTCTATAATTAAAGGGATAAATAAACTAATTAACCCGAAAACAAGACTTAAAAATAATATCATGGTAGATACTACAGCCAGCGTATCGGAAAATTTTAATCTATTTTTTAAAAACACGACTAATGGTCGTCCCAACAGGGATACAACTCCAGCTATTACCAAATAAACAATTACAGATTGTATCTTATACACAAACCATATCAATAAGGCTAATCCTAATAGGACAGCACAAGCTTTTAAAATTCCGTTTGCAATTGTTCTTGAAGTCATATATGTAAATATATAATTATTGAAATTTATTTTAGCGAAAACTGTTTAGTAATTTCATATAGTGTGATACTAGTGGCTTGAACAACATT
The genomic region above belongs to Olleya sp. Hel_I_94 and contains:
- a CDS encoding AI-2E family transporter — translated: MTSRTIANGILKACAVLLGLALLIWFVYKIQSVIVYLVIAGVVSLLGRPLVVFLKNRLKFSDTLAVVSTMILFLSLVFGLISLFIPLIIEQGQNLSLLDIDLLQSNIENLYKEAISHFGLSTNEVEESFKDSKIMSKINFGVIPEFLNYFISGLGSFSIGLFSVLFISFFFLKDSKLMSTGIVTVLPKKHEKRLRKSFVTIRDLLTRYFGGLVLQLLILFTIYSIVLLIFGIENAVIIATLCALLNIIPYVGPIISAFLLILLSMSSNLGENFSDVILPKTMYVMIGFIIAQLVDNFISQPFIFSKSVNSHPLEIFLVIIIAGLLFGIVGMILAVPTYTAIKVISKEFLSEYRVVNKLTQGLDD